From Nicotiana tabacum cultivar K326 chromosome 20, ASM71507v2, whole genome shotgun sequence, one genomic window encodes:
- the LOC107822525 gene encoding UDP-glucuronate:xylan alpha-glucuronosyltransferase 2-like produces MMNMKAPLSKALIIKINLVFLACFLIAYAGLLLRPSTSVYHENAESIVVCSSRECKAGGEIKMKEELKQPVVNDTIRKMIKHDQLSSFLDTMGKGTNSKIGMVNMEDENISDWSKHGDIIIPVEFEKVSDLFEWKDLFPPWIDEEEEIIVPKCPKISMPVFDNYGRMDMIVAKLPCKYPEEGWGRDVFRVQVHLVVANLVVKRGKKGLNGKIKVVFLSKCRPMVELFRCDDLMKQEGDWWYYQLDVVKLEQKVSLPIGSCNLALPFWGKEMNEVYDVSHIKSITKTAKREAYATVLHSSEDYVCGALALAQSLLRTGTKHDLLLLLDLSISEPKREALVKAGWKLRFIDRIRNPRAKNKTYNEYNYSKFRLWQLTDYDKIIFVDSDIIVLRNIDFLFYLPQLSATGNSRSIFNSGLMVIEPSNCTFDMFMQRTKDVISYNGGDQGFLNEVFVWWHRLPRRINFLKDFWTKKNGISRKDHWYGADPPILYTIHYLGLKPWMCYRDYDCNWNVLEYHEYANDDAHWRWWKFHDTMDEKLQKYCGLSRLDIIRLEWMRNKAEKLGFKNEHWKINVTDPRRLV; encoded by the exons ATGATGAACATGAAGGCTCCTCTATCAAAGGCGTTGATCATCAAAATCAACTTGGTTTTCTTGGCTTGCTTCTTGATTGCTTACGCCGGCCTTCTTCTCCGTCCATCAACTTCTGTTTATCACGAAAATGCAGAATCCATTGTTGTATGCTCGTCGCGTGAATGTAAG GCCGGAGGTGAGATAAAGATGAAAGAAGAGTTGAAACAACCAGTGGTTAACGATACAATAAGAAAAATGATAAAGCATGATCAATTGTCTAGTTTCTTGGACACGATGGGAAAAGGTACGAATTCGAAAATTGGGATGGTGAATATGGAGGACGAGAATATTAGCGACTGGAGCAAACACGGAGATATTATAATACCAGTAGAATTCGAGAAGGTTTCAGACTTGTTTGAATGGAAAGATTTGTTTCCACCAtggatagatgaagaagaagagataATTGTACCCAAATGTCCTAAAATATCAATGCCAGTTTTCGATAACTACGGTAGGATGGACATGATTGTTGCAAAATTGCCATGCAAGTATCCAGAAGAAGGGTGGGGAAGAGATGTGTTTAGGGTGCAAGTGCACCTTGTGGTGGCAAATTTGGTAGTGAAGAGAGGAAAAAAGGGTTTGAATGGGAAGATAAAAGTGGTGTTTTTGAGCAAATGTAGGCCTATGGTGGAGTTGTTTAGATGTGATGATTTAATGAAACAAGAAGGAGATTGGTGGTATTATCAACTGGATGTTGTTAAGTTGGAACAAAAGGTTTCTTTGCCAATTGGTTCTTGCAATTTAGCTTTGCCTTTCTGGGGAAAAG AAATGAACGAAGTCTACGATGTTTCTCACATTAAAAGCATCACAAAGACAGCAAAACGAGAAGCCTACGCCACAGTTCTTCATTCCTCTGAAGATTATGTTTGTGGTGCACTTGCTCTAGCTCAAAGTCTTCTCAGAACAGGAACCAAACATGATCTTCTTCTCCTTTTGGACCTCAGTATCTCCGAGCCTAAACGTGAGGCCCTCGTCAAAGCCGGTTGGAAACTCCGATTCATCGATAGAATCCGAAACCCTAGAGCTAAGAACAAGACATATAATGAATACAACTATAGCAAGTTCAGGCTATGGCAACTCACAGACTATGACAAGATCATTTTTGTCGACTCTGATATAATCGTCCTTCGTAACAtcgattttcttttctatttgccCCAGTTGTCAGCTACAG GTAACAGCAGGTCCATTTTCAATTCCGGACTAATGGTGATCGAGCCATCAAATTGCACGTTCGATATGTTCATGCAACGTACTAAAGATGTTATCTCATATAATGGAGGTGATCAAGGCTTCCTTAATGAAGTGTTTGTATGGTGGCATAGGTTACCAAGAAGGATAAATTTCTTGAAAGatttttggacaaaaaaaaaTGGGATTAGTCGTAAGGACCATTGGTATGGAGCAGATCCTCCAATTCTTTATACTATACATTATCTAGGATTAAAGCCATGGATGTGTTATAGGGACTATGATTGTAATTGGAATGTTCTTGAATATCATGAGTACGCGAACGATGACGCACATTGGAGatggtggaaatttcatgataccATGGATGAGAAATTACAGAAATATTGTGGGTTGTCAAGGTTGGACATAATACGCTTGGAATGGATGAGGAACAAGGCTGAAAAATTGGGGTTCAAAAATGAACATTGGAAGATAAATGTTACTGATCCAAGACGGCTTGTTTGA
- the LOC107822524 gene encoding uncharacterized protein LOC107822524 has product MLNVISLSVENYGISCTIWPEICHFLGLWGDFNVIWDEEERFGGLHVSLNEVNDLRHCVNTCNLTDLGFKGSIYTWWNGQAGDDCIFKRLDRCLANTEFQQIFPALEITHLSKIGSDHNPMLLKCREDAAPLKKLKKALSTWSRATYGDIFQKIASLEEVVMVHEAEFERHPTTQNRENLLKVQAELIRYLALEEEFWKQKFGIVWFQDGNRNTRFFHA; this is encoded by the exons ATGCTAAATGTAATCTCATTGAGCGTAGAGAATTATGGGATATCATGTACTATTTGGCCAGAGATATGTCACTTCCTTGGCTTGTGGGGtgatttcaatgttatttggGATGAGGAAGAGAGGTTTGGTGGATTGCATGTATCACTGAATGAGGTTAATGATCTTAGGCATTGTGTTAACACATGTAATCTCACTGATCTAGGCTTCAAAGGCAGCATATATACTTGGTGGAATGGACAGGCTGGAGATGATTGTATTTTCAAAAGATTGGATAGGTGCTTGGCTAATACAGAATTTCAACAGATATTTCCTGCTCTTGAAATCACTCACTTATCTAAAATAGGGTCTGATCATAACCCTATGTTATTGAAGTGTAGAGAAGATGCAGCACCA ttgaagaaactaaagaaagcGTTATCAACATGGAGTAGGGCAACCTATGGGGATATATTTCAGAAAATAGCAAGTTTAGAGGAAGTGGTAATGGTGCATGAAGCTGAGTTCGAGAGGCATCCAACAACTCAAAATAGGGAAAATTTGTTGAAAGTCCAAGCTGAACTTATTAGATATTTGGCTCTTGAGGAGGAGTTTTGGAAGCAAAAATTTGGTATAGTTTGGTTCCAAGATGGAAACCGGAACACAAGGTTTTTTCACGCATAA
- the LOC107822527 gene encoding protein WEAK CHLOROPLAST MOVEMENT UNDER BLUE LIGHT 1 isoform X1, with the protein MLQFASLSVREGFESHIGGWRGHPSPYMTLGLHLFILSSYSEMEDAKDVKQNAPESSLKPEVSSPNDDQSYSATQTSQHANENAKSETQEQVADGSEHVGEASHSLSSEKSENHPTETFISASPIKSDEPSPSLSNAKPTGSNGSVHDQLNNTCDEPKDERDASSLLTRNSDTLAINEEKIKESSEHIQSNHSGAEASNTSLLHFQDNSPSSTQTADDSPSSSPLQVTKPENNNHVQPSDNIGQPLAKASTLKIKIPGPTAHSKHPENFDINKVQIDTAAPIESVKQAVSKFGGIVDWKAHRQQTMERRNLVEQELAKVQEEIPLYKKQAQDAEDAKLLVLKELDSTKRLIEELKLNLERAQTEEQQAKQDSELAKLRVEELERGIVDGASIAAKAQLEVARARHEAAVSELKNVNSELEVLRKDYALLVSEKDVAIKKAEEAVSASKEVDKTVEDLTIELINAKESLEAAHAGHLEAEEHRIGAAMAREQDTLNWEKELKQAEEELERLNQQILSAKDLKAKLDTASGLLQDLNAELAAYMESKLKEEADEEGNLKVELLEPEKRTHSEIQAAVASAKRELEEVKLNIEKATAEIECLKVAAASLKAELEKEKSELAAVQQREGMAAVVVASLEAELNRTKSEITLLRTKEKEAREKMVELPNQLQEAAEETDRAKSLAQMAREELRKAKEEAEQAKAAASTMESRLLAAKKEIEAAKASEKLALAAITALQENDSTRSTKDEVTVSLQEYYELSKQAHEAEEQANMRVTAAISQIEVAKESELSSLNRLEEVNCEMTERKEALEIAQQKAEKAKEGKLAAEQELRKWRAEHEQRRKAGVSVLPVNKTRSPRMSVGESKESKASERAQEDAVLHQSSSPKEYVKTTNTETDSSPEVRIPKKKKKSFFPRIFMFLGRKKAQAKIIEGNKFVIGLAISMSLCLLKLLAASNVYSS; encoded by the exons ATGCTCCAGTTTGCAAGCCTGAGCGTAAGGGAGGGTTTTGAGTCCCACATTGGTGGGTGGAGAGGTCATCCGTCTCCTTATATGACCTTAG GTCTCCACTTGTTTATCCTTAGCTCTTATTCGGAAATGGAAGACGCGAAAGATGTCAAGCAAAATGCTCCAGAATCCTCTCTTAAACCTGAAGTTTCCTCTCCAAACGACGATCAATCTTATAGTGCAACTCAAACCAGCCAACATGCGAATGAAAATGCAAAATCCGAGACTCAGGAGCAAGTTGCGGATGGTTCGGAGCATGTAGGAGAGGCTTCTCACAGCTTGTCTTCAGAAAAGAGTGAGAATCATCCAACAGAAACTTTTATTTCAGCCTCTCCTATTAAATCTGATGAACCCAGTCCATCATTATCAAATGCAAAACCAACTGGTTCTAATGGTAGTGTTCACGATCAActaaacaatacttgtgatgaacCAAAAGATGAGAGAGATGCTTCATCATTGTTAACTAGGAATTCAGATACATTGGCCATAAAtgaggaaaaaataaaagaatcttCTGAACATATTCAATCCAATCATTCAGGAGCAGAAGCAAGTAACACTTCACTGCTTCATTTTCAAGATAATTCTCCTAGTAGTACCCAAACTGCTGATGACTCACCTTCTAGTTCTCCTCTCCAAGTGACAAAACCTGAAAATAACAATCATGTACAGCCATCCGATAACATCGGTCAGCCCCTAGCCAAGGCTTCCACTCTCAAAATTAAGATCCCGGGACCCACTGCCCATTCTAAGCATCCTGAAAACTTTGACATAAACAAGGTTCAAATCGACACAGCAGCACCAATCGAATCTGTGAAACAGGCAGTTTCAAAGTTTGGAGGGATTGTCGACTGGAAGGCTCATCGACAACAGACAATGGAG AGACGGAATCTTGTTGAGCAAGAGCTAGCAAAAGTGCAGGAGGAGATCCCGTTGTATAAGAAACAGGCGCAGGATGCAGAAGATGCAAAACTGCTTGTTCTGAAAGAACTAGATAGCACTAAGAGACTCATAGAAGAGTTAAAGCTCAATCTAGAGAGAGCACAAACAGAAGAGCAACAAGCAAAACAGGACTCAGAACTTGCCAAGCTCAGGGTAGAAGAGTTGGAGCGAGGGATAGTTGATGGCGCTAGTATTGCTGCCAAAGCACAGCTTGAAGTTGCCAGAGCCAGGCATGAAGCTGCAGTTTCTGAGCTCAAAAATGTGAATTCTGAATTAGAAGTTCTCCGTAAAGATTATGCTTTATTGGTGTCTGAAAAAGATGTTGCCATCAAAAAAGCAGAAGAAGCCGTTTCAGCATCAAAAGAAGTTGACAAGACAGTGGAGGATTTGACTATTGAGCTCATCAACGCGAAGGAATCTTTGGAGGCTGCACACGCTGGACATCTGGAGGCAGAGGAACACAGAATTGGTGCAGCTATGGCAAGAGAGCAAGATACATTAAACTGGGAGAAAGAACTGAAGCAGGCAGAAGAGGAGCTTGAGAGGTTAAACCAACAAATTCTGTCTGCAAAGGATCTTAAAGCAAAATTAGATACTGCTTCAGGTTTGCTACAAGATCTCAACGCTGAGTTGGCAGCTTACATGGAATCAAAGTTGAAAGAGGAGGCTGATGAAGAAGGGAACTTGAAAGTAGAGCTattagagcccgagaaaagaacaCATTCTGAGATACAAGCAGCAGTGGCATCGGCTAAGAGGGAACTTGAAGAAGTGAAGCTTAACATTGAAAAAGCAACAGCTGAAATAGAATGCCTGAAAGTAGCAGCTGCTTCATTGAAGGCTGAACTGGAAAAGGAAAAATCAGAACTAGCTGCTGTACAACAGAGAGAAGGAATGGCAGCAGTTGTTGTTGCATCTCTTGAAGCTGAGTTGAACAGGACAAAGTCAGAGATTACCCTTTTGCGGACGAAGgaaaaagaagcaagagaaaagaTGGTGGAGCTGCCCAATCAACTGCAAGAGGCAGCAGAAGAGACCGATCGCGCAAAGTCACTTGCTCAAATGGCTCGTGAAGAGCTGAGGAAGGCGAAGGAAGAGGCAGAGCAAGCAAAGGCAGCAGCTAGTACTATGGAAAGTAGATTGCTTGCAGCTAAAAAAGAGATAGAGGCTGCAAAAGCTTCAGAGAAGTTGGCACTAGCAGCTATCACTGCTCTACAAGAGAATGACTCAACCCGAAGCACCAAAGATGAAGTAACAGTTTCTCTGCAAGAGTATTATGAACTCAGCAAGCAGGCCCACGAGGCAGAGGAACAAGCTAACATGAGGGTGACTGCTGCTATCTCCCAAATAGAAGTAGCCAAGGAATCAGAGTTGAGTAGTCTAAACAGGCTCGAGGAGGTTAATTGTGAGATGACTGAAAGAAAGGAAGCACTGGAAATCGCGCAGCAGAAGGCCGAGAAAGCCAAGGAAGGAAAATTGGCAGCAGAGCAAGAGCTGAGGAAATGGAGAGCGGAGCATGAGCAAAGACGGAAAGCTGGTGTATCTGTTCTACCAGTAAACAAAACAAGGAGCCCAAGAATGAGTGTTGGGGAGAGTAAAGAATCAAAAGCTTCTGAACGTGCACAAGAGGATGCTGTACTTCATCAAAGCTCAAGTCCAAAAGAATACGTTAAAACAACCAACACTGAAACTGATTCATCTCCAGAAGTGAGGAtcccaaagaaaaagaagaagtcctTCTTCCCACGCATCTTTATGTTTCTGGGCAGAAAGAAAGCACAGGCCAAG ATTATAGAGGGCAATAAGTTTGTCATAGGTTTGGCTATCTCAATGAGCCTTTGCCTATTAAAGTTGTTGGCGGCTTCAAATGTGTACTCCAGCTAG
- the LOC107822527 gene encoding protein WEAK CHLOROPLAST MOVEMENT UNDER BLUE LIGHT 1 isoform X2, translating into MEDAKDVKQNAPESSLKPEVSSPNDDQSYSATQTSQHANENAKSETQEQVADGSEHVGEASHSLSSEKSENHPTETFISASPIKSDEPSPSLSNAKPTGSNGSVHDQLNNTCDEPKDERDASSLLTRNSDTLAINEEKIKESSEHIQSNHSGAEASNTSLLHFQDNSPSSTQTADDSPSSSPLQVTKPENNNHVQPSDNIGQPLAKASTLKIKIPGPTAHSKHPENFDINKVQIDTAAPIESVKQAVSKFGGIVDWKAHRQQTMERRNLVEQELAKVQEEIPLYKKQAQDAEDAKLLVLKELDSTKRLIEELKLNLERAQTEEQQAKQDSELAKLRVEELERGIVDGASIAAKAQLEVARARHEAAVSELKNVNSELEVLRKDYALLVSEKDVAIKKAEEAVSASKEVDKTVEDLTIELINAKESLEAAHAGHLEAEEHRIGAAMAREQDTLNWEKELKQAEEELERLNQQILSAKDLKAKLDTASGLLQDLNAELAAYMESKLKEEADEEGNLKVELLEPEKRTHSEIQAAVASAKRELEEVKLNIEKATAEIECLKVAAASLKAELEKEKSELAAVQQREGMAAVVVASLEAELNRTKSEITLLRTKEKEAREKMVELPNQLQEAAEETDRAKSLAQMAREELRKAKEEAEQAKAAASTMESRLLAAKKEIEAAKASEKLALAAITALQENDSTRSTKDEVTVSLQEYYELSKQAHEAEEQANMRVTAAISQIEVAKESELSSLNRLEEVNCEMTERKEALEIAQQKAEKAKEGKLAAEQELRKWRAEHEQRRKAGVSVLPVNKTRSPRMSVGESKESKASERAQEDAVLHQSSSPKEYVKTTNTETDSSPEVRIPKKKKKSFFPRIFMFLGRKKAQAKIIEGNKFVIGLAISMSLCLLKLLAASNVYSS; encoded by the exons ATGGAAGACGCGAAAGATGTCAAGCAAAATGCTCCAGAATCCTCTCTTAAACCTGAAGTTTCCTCTCCAAACGACGATCAATCTTATAGTGCAACTCAAACCAGCCAACATGCGAATGAAAATGCAAAATCCGAGACTCAGGAGCAAGTTGCGGATGGTTCGGAGCATGTAGGAGAGGCTTCTCACAGCTTGTCTTCAGAAAAGAGTGAGAATCATCCAACAGAAACTTTTATTTCAGCCTCTCCTATTAAATCTGATGAACCCAGTCCATCATTATCAAATGCAAAACCAACTGGTTCTAATGGTAGTGTTCACGATCAActaaacaatacttgtgatgaacCAAAAGATGAGAGAGATGCTTCATCATTGTTAACTAGGAATTCAGATACATTGGCCATAAAtgaggaaaaaataaaagaatcttCTGAACATATTCAATCCAATCATTCAGGAGCAGAAGCAAGTAACACTTCACTGCTTCATTTTCAAGATAATTCTCCTAGTAGTACCCAAACTGCTGATGACTCACCTTCTAGTTCTCCTCTCCAAGTGACAAAACCTGAAAATAACAATCATGTACAGCCATCCGATAACATCGGTCAGCCCCTAGCCAAGGCTTCCACTCTCAAAATTAAGATCCCGGGACCCACTGCCCATTCTAAGCATCCTGAAAACTTTGACATAAACAAGGTTCAAATCGACACAGCAGCACCAATCGAATCTGTGAAACAGGCAGTTTCAAAGTTTGGAGGGATTGTCGACTGGAAGGCTCATCGACAACAGACAATGGAG AGACGGAATCTTGTTGAGCAAGAGCTAGCAAAAGTGCAGGAGGAGATCCCGTTGTATAAGAAACAGGCGCAGGATGCAGAAGATGCAAAACTGCTTGTTCTGAAAGAACTAGATAGCACTAAGAGACTCATAGAAGAGTTAAAGCTCAATCTAGAGAGAGCACAAACAGAAGAGCAACAAGCAAAACAGGACTCAGAACTTGCCAAGCTCAGGGTAGAAGAGTTGGAGCGAGGGATAGTTGATGGCGCTAGTATTGCTGCCAAAGCACAGCTTGAAGTTGCCAGAGCCAGGCATGAAGCTGCAGTTTCTGAGCTCAAAAATGTGAATTCTGAATTAGAAGTTCTCCGTAAAGATTATGCTTTATTGGTGTCTGAAAAAGATGTTGCCATCAAAAAAGCAGAAGAAGCCGTTTCAGCATCAAAAGAAGTTGACAAGACAGTGGAGGATTTGACTATTGAGCTCATCAACGCGAAGGAATCTTTGGAGGCTGCACACGCTGGACATCTGGAGGCAGAGGAACACAGAATTGGTGCAGCTATGGCAAGAGAGCAAGATACATTAAACTGGGAGAAAGAACTGAAGCAGGCAGAAGAGGAGCTTGAGAGGTTAAACCAACAAATTCTGTCTGCAAAGGATCTTAAAGCAAAATTAGATACTGCTTCAGGTTTGCTACAAGATCTCAACGCTGAGTTGGCAGCTTACATGGAATCAAAGTTGAAAGAGGAGGCTGATGAAGAAGGGAACTTGAAAGTAGAGCTattagagcccgagaaaagaacaCATTCTGAGATACAAGCAGCAGTGGCATCGGCTAAGAGGGAACTTGAAGAAGTGAAGCTTAACATTGAAAAAGCAACAGCTGAAATAGAATGCCTGAAAGTAGCAGCTGCTTCATTGAAGGCTGAACTGGAAAAGGAAAAATCAGAACTAGCTGCTGTACAACAGAGAGAAGGAATGGCAGCAGTTGTTGTTGCATCTCTTGAAGCTGAGTTGAACAGGACAAAGTCAGAGATTACCCTTTTGCGGACGAAGgaaaaagaagcaagagaaaagaTGGTGGAGCTGCCCAATCAACTGCAAGAGGCAGCAGAAGAGACCGATCGCGCAAAGTCACTTGCTCAAATGGCTCGTGAAGAGCTGAGGAAGGCGAAGGAAGAGGCAGAGCAAGCAAAGGCAGCAGCTAGTACTATGGAAAGTAGATTGCTTGCAGCTAAAAAAGAGATAGAGGCTGCAAAAGCTTCAGAGAAGTTGGCACTAGCAGCTATCACTGCTCTACAAGAGAATGACTCAACCCGAAGCACCAAAGATGAAGTAACAGTTTCTCTGCAAGAGTATTATGAACTCAGCAAGCAGGCCCACGAGGCAGAGGAACAAGCTAACATGAGGGTGACTGCTGCTATCTCCCAAATAGAAGTAGCCAAGGAATCAGAGTTGAGTAGTCTAAACAGGCTCGAGGAGGTTAATTGTGAGATGACTGAAAGAAAGGAAGCACTGGAAATCGCGCAGCAGAAGGCCGAGAAAGCCAAGGAAGGAAAATTGGCAGCAGAGCAAGAGCTGAGGAAATGGAGAGCGGAGCATGAGCAAAGACGGAAAGCTGGTGTATCTGTTCTACCAGTAAACAAAACAAGGAGCCCAAGAATGAGTGTTGGGGAGAGTAAAGAATCAAAAGCTTCTGAACGTGCACAAGAGGATGCTGTACTTCATCAAAGCTCAAGTCCAAAAGAATACGTTAAAACAACCAACACTGAAACTGATTCATCTCCAGAAGTGAGGAtcccaaagaaaaagaagaagtcctTCTTCCCACGCATCTTTATGTTTCTGGGCAGAAAGAAAGCACAGGCCAAG ATTATAGAGGGCAATAAGTTTGTCATAGGTTTGGCTATCTCAATGAGCCTTTGCCTATTAAAGTTGTTGGCGGCTTCAAATGTGTACTCCAGCTAG